Proteins found in one Zea mays cultivar B73 chromosome 1, Zm-B73-REFERENCE-NAM-5.0, whole genome shotgun sequence genomic segment:
- the LOC100283556 gene encoding Glucan endo-1,3-beta-glucosidase 11 precursor (The RefSeq protein has 2 substitutions compared to this genomic sequence), which produces MAAFHHLLPALLLLLLLPSTPEATSSALLGISYGRVGNNLPAATSVPQIVASLGVGRVRLYDADSTTIRAFANTGVELVVGVPDECLATVSTPTGAASWVRSNISPALPATKIAFLTVGNEVLTGVNSSSLSRYLLPAMRCLHDALAQAGLDKQVAVTTAHNLGVLATSYPPSSAYFRKDLLPMLCPILDFHARAGSPFLVNAYPYFAYAEEPTGVELEYALLEPGHAGVADPGTGLHYTNMLAAQVDAVYHAIAAANSAAARAAQVRVSETGWPSAGDANETGATPQNAARYNGNVMRLVAQGKGTPLRPAAPLRVYMFALFNENMKPGPTSERNYGLFKPDGTPAYELSYRLPLDNTTSSSSAGGSITGGGGYNGHGYGSSDNGGYYSISAAAKVTPGWWTWPQVAVAPCVAVLAMAL; this is translated from the exons ATGGCGGCATTCCACCATTTGTTGCCGGCCTTGCTCCTTCTACTCCTGCTCCCTTCCACCCCTGAGGCGACGTCCTCGGCGCTGCTTGGCATCAGCTACGGTCGCGTTGGCAACAACCTCCCTGCAGCTACATCAGTGCCGCAGATTGTGGCTTCCCTGGGCGTCGGCCGCGTCCGACTCTACGATGCTGACAGCACCACCATTCGCGCCTTCGCCAACACGGGCGTCGAGCTCGTCGTCGGCGTCCCTGACGAGTGCCTCGCCACTGTCTCCACCCCGACGGGCGCCGCCTCCTGGGTCCGCTCCAACATTTCCCCTGCGCTCCCGGCCACAAAGATCGCCTTCCTCACAGTCGGCAACGAGGTGCTCACCGGCGTCAACAGCTCCTCGCTGTCCAGGTACCTCCTTCCGGCGATGCGGTGCCTCCACGACGCGCTTGCGCAGGCCGGCCTGGACAAGCAGGTCGCCGTGACCACGGCGCACAACCTCGGCGTGCTGGCCACGTCGTACCCGCCGTCGTCGGCGTACTTCCGCAAGGACCTCCTCCCGATGCTCTGCCCCATTCTCGACTTCCACGCGCGCGCGGGCTCGCCGTTCCTTGTTAATGCGTACCCCTACTTCGCCTACGCCGAGGAACCCACCGGCGTGGAGCTCGAGTACGCGCTGCTGGAACCCGGCCATGCCGGTGTCGCCGACCCGGGGACCGGGCTGCACTACACCAACATGCTCGCAGCGCAGGTGGATGCGGTGTACCACGCCATCGCCGCAGCCAACAGCGCGGCGGCGCGGGCCGTGGAGGTGCGCGTGTCTGAGACCGGGTGGCCGTCGGCGGGGGACGCCAACGAGACCGGCGCCACGCCGCAGAACGCGGCGAGGTACAACGGCAACGTGATGCGGCTCGTGGCCCAGGGGAAGGGCacgccgctgcggccggcggcgCCGCTGCGCGTCTACATGTTCGCGCTCTTCAACGAGAACATGAAGCCCGGGCCAACGTCGGAGCGCAACTACGGGCTCTTCAAGCCCGACGGAACGCCGGCGTACGAGCTTTCCTACCGCCTCCCGCTGGACAACACCACCTCCTCCTCTTCCGCCGGTGGCAGCATTACCGGCGGTGGTGGGTACAATGGCCACGGCTACGGGTCGTCGGACAACGGCGGATACTACAGCATCTCGGCCGCCGCCAAGGTGACACCG GGTTGGTGGACATGGCCACAGGTAGCTGTGGCACCATGTGTGGCTGTACTGGCCATGGCATTGTGA